From Streptomyces sp. SAI-135:
GCGGTCGAGACCTCGGTCATGTCACTCACCCTTTCCGCGCCGGGACTTCGTACGACACTGTTTCGTACGACACGAATGTAGCGCATCCGCCATCGAAACGAAACGGTTTCGTTCGTGTTATGGGTCACCGGGAGCCACCCACAGATCGGCATCGGCCGGTTTTTCACAAGTTGCTCCGGTCCATCCCCCGGAAAAGCATGGGGAGGTGAGCTATCTGCGCCTACCGCACCTGAGCGGCGACCTGTTGTGCTTCGTGGCCGAGGACGACCTCTGGCTGGCCCCTCTCGACGGCCCGGGCCGCGCCTGGCGCCTGACGGTCGACCGCACCAAGATCGGCCATCCGCGGTTCTGCCCCGAGGGCCGCCGCATCGCGTACACGAGCTGGCGCAGTCTCGTGCCCGAGATCCACCTGTGCGAGGTGGACGGCGGACCGGGCCGCAGGCTCACCCACTGGGGCTCCACGGACACCCAGGTCACCGGCTGGACCCCGGCCGGCGAGATCCTCGCCGTCGCCTCCCACGGCGAGCCCTTCTCCTACTTCACCTGGGCGTACAAGGTCCCCACCGACGGCTCCCCCGGCCACAAGCTCCCCTGGGGCCCGGTCTCCGACATCCAGGTCGCCGACCGCAGGACCCTCCTGCTCACCGGCACCCCGCCGCACGAACCGGCCGCCTGGAAGCGCTACCGGGGCGGCGCGACGGGCCGCCTCTGGCTGCACGGCGAACGCCTGCTGCCCGACCTCGGCGGCCACCTCCACTCCCCCATGTTCGTCGGCGACCGGATCGCCTTCCTCTCCGACCACGAAGGCGTCGGCAACCTGTACTCCTGCGCCCCGGACGGCTCTGACCTGCGCCGCCACACCGACCACGACGCCTTCTACGCCCGGCACGCCTCCAGCGACGGCACCCGGGTCGTGTACCAGTGCGGCGGCGACCTGTGGATCGTCGACGACCTCACCTCCGAGCCCCGCCGGCTCGACGTACGGCTGAGCGGGCCGCGAGCCGGGCGCCGCCCCTACCAGGTGCCCGCCGCCCAGCACGTGGACGGCATCTCGGTCGACGAGACGGGCCGCGCGAGTGCCGTCGTCGTCCGCGGCAGCCTGTACTGGCTGACCCACCGCGACGGCCCGGCGCGCACCATCACCGACACCCCGGGCGTACGGGTCCGGCTCCCGGAGATGCTCGGATCCGCCGGCCGGGTCGCCTATGTGACGGATGCCGAGGGCGAGGACGCGGTGGAGATCGCGTACCTGCCCCGGGCGACCGGCGACCGCGAGCCGCTCCGGCTTGCCTCCGGCGAGCTGGGCCGGGTCCTGGAGCTGGTCTCCGACCCGAAGGGCGAGCGGCTGGCCATCGCCTCGCACGACGGACGCCTGCTGCTCCTGACCGTGCCCGACAGTGCGGCTGACACCGCGGGCACGGAGGAGACCGACGGGGAAGTCACCGAGCTGATCCGCTCCGTCAACGGCCCCGTCCGCGACCTCTCCTTCTCCCCGGACGGCACCTGGCTGACATGGTCGCACCCCGGCATCGGCCGCTCCCTGCGCCAGATCAAGATGGCCCGCATCAAGGACCGTCTCATCGTCGACGTCACCAACGGCCGCTTCGAGGACGAGAACCCGGTCTTCACCCGGGACGGCCGCTACCTGGCCTTCCTCTCCTGGCGGGGCTTCGATCCGGTGTACGACGTGCACACCGGCGACCTCTCCTTCCCGCTGGGCTGCCGCCCCTACCTGGTCCCGCTGTCCTCGGCCACCCCCTCCCCCTTCGCCCTGAACCCGGAGGGCCGCCCGGCCGCCGGGGGCCTGGACCCGGTCGAGGACACCGGCGGCGACGGCGGCGACAGCGGAGCGGTGACCGTCGAACTCGAAGGTCTGGAGAGCCGGGTGACCCCCTTCCCGGTCCCCGCCTCCAAGTACTCGGCGCTGCACCCGGTCGCGGGCGGCGGCCTGGTCTGGTTGCGCTGGCCCATCTCCGGCGCACTCGGCGAGACCTTCGTCAACCCCGACGACACCTCCGAGCGCCCCACCCTCGAACACTTCGCCATCGGCAAGGCGAAGAAGACCGAACTCGTCGAGCACCTCGACTGGTTCGCGGTCAGCGGCGACGGCTCCCGGCTGGTCGTCGTGGACGAGGGCGACCTGCGCGCCGCCCCCGCCACCGAGTCCGGCGACAGCGACTCGACCGTCTGGATCGACCTGCGCCGCATCCTCCACGAGGTCGACCCGCCCGCCGAGTGGCGCCAGTCGTACGAGGAGGCGGGCCGGCTGATCCGGTCGTACTTCTGGGACCCGGGGATGTGCGGCATCGACTGGGACGCGGTGCTCGACCAGTACCGCCCGCTGCTCGAACGGATCGCCTCCCCCGACGAGTTCGCCGACCTGCTGCGCGAGGTCCTCGGCGAACTGGGCACCTCCCACGCCTACGTCACCCCCGCCCGCCGCAACGAGGGCCCCCCGCACTACCAGCGCCGCCAGGGCCTGCTGGGCGCCAATTTCGTCCTCAGGGACGGCGGCTGGACGGTCCGGCGGATCCTGCCCGGCGACTCCTCGGACTCCAAGGCCCGCTCCCCGCTGGCCGGCACGGGCATCCGCGAGGGCGCGGTCCTCACCCACGTCGACGGCCGCCCGGTCGACCCGGTCGCGGGCCCGTACCCGCTGCTCGCGGCGGCGGGCGGTACGACGGTGGAGCTGACGTTCGTCCCGGCGGAGGGCGAGGGCACGGCCCGCCGGGTCGCGGTGGTCCCCCTCCTCGACGAGCGCCCCCTGCGCTACCAGGACTGGGTGGCCAAACGCCGTGCCGTGGTGCGGGAGTTGAGCGGCGGCCGCTGCGGCTATCTGCACATCCCCGACATGGGCGGCTCGGGCTGGGCCCAGTTCAACCGGGACCTGCGCATGGAGGTCTCCCGGCCGGCCCTCATCGTCGACGTGCGCGGCAACGCGGGCGGCCACATCAGCGAACTGGTGGTGGAGAAGCTGACCCGCACGATCCTCGGCTGGGACCTGACGCGCAACGCCCAGCCGGTGTCGTACGCCTCGAACGCCCCCCGCGGCCCGGTGGTGGCCCTCGCCGACGAGGCGACCTCCTCGGACGGCGACATGATCACGGCGGCCTTCAAACTCCTGAAGCTCGGGCCGGTGGTGGGCCAGCGCACCTGGGGCGGGGTGGTCGGCATGACCGGCCGCCACCAGCTCGGCGACGGCACGGTGATCACCGTCCCGATGAACGCGGCCTGGTTCGACGCGTACGGCTGGTCCATCGAGAACCAGGGCGTCACCCCGGACCTGGAGATCCTGCGCACCCCCCTGGACTGGGCGGAGGGCCGGCACGCCCAACTCGACGACGCGGTGACGCTGGCGCTGAGCCTGCTGGAGACGAACCCGCCGGCGACCCCGCCGGACTACCGGGACGTACCGAACAGGTCAAGGCCCAAGTTGCCGCCCAGGTGAGGTCTTTGTGCCTTCAGGGGCGCGGGGAACCGCGCGACAGGCCCCCACCGCCCCGCACCCGACAACGAACCCGAAAAACGCAGGGTGCCCTCCCGACAACCAGAGGGCACCCCACGCTTCGAGCAGTGAGAGCAGTGACTACATGTCGTAGTCGGGGTCCAGCCGCTCCTGCTCCTCGCGGCGCATCCGCTCGGACTCCTCGTCCCGCATGCGCTCACTGTCCTGCTCGCCGCGGCGACCGCGCTGGGCCTGCTCCCGGCCCTCCTGGGCCTTCTGCCTGGCCTGCTGCTGCCACTGCTCGGACTTGTCCTGGAACTGGTCCTTCATACCCATGTGGGTTCACTCCCGTGGGGGTGAGGGGAAGAGCCCCTGGCCGGGGCCTCGACCAGATTCACACGCCCGGACAAAGAACGCATTTCGATCAACTACGGTGCGTAGCGCGCGCCTCCTCGTCCGCGGCCCCACCTGCGCCGACGAGTCCGATCCGCAGGCCCTCCAGACGCTGTCCGAACCGCCTCATCTCGCGCTGTCCGACGGTCCCGATGAGCCCCGGCAGATACCCGCGCATCCCCTGCATCCCGCGCAGCCACCCCTGCCCGTACACATGGCTGGAGCGCCGCTCGATCCCGGCCACGATCCGCTCGACGGCCGGCCCCAGCGGATACGTCTTGTTGGCCGGCCACGGCAGCCGCTGCCTGAGCTCCCGCATGACGTCGTCCTGGTCGGCCCCGCGCACCATGTCCGTGTCGGTCCACGACAGATACCCGACCCCGACCCGCACGCCCCGGTGGCCGACCTCCGCCCGCAGACTGTGCGCGAACGCCTCCACCCCGGACTTCGAGGCGCAGTACGCGGTCATCATCGGCGCCGGGGTGATCGCGGCGAGGGAGGCGATCTGCAGCAGATAGCCGCGGCTCTCCATCAGCACCGGAAGGAACGCCCGCGCGGTGACGGCCGATCCGACGAGGTTGACCTCGATCACCCGCCGCCAGGACTCCGGATCGGAGTCGACGAACGGCCCGCCGGTGGCGACGCCCGCGTTGGCGACCACGATGTCGACCTTCCCGAACCGCTCCTTCACCTCCTGCGCCACCCGGGCCATCGCCGCGTGATCGGTGACGTCGGCGTACCAGTGGTCGCTGTCCCCGTGCAGCCGGTCGGAGAGCTGCTTGAGCGCGTCCGGTTCGAGACCGACCAGCGCGACCTTGGCCCCGCGCGCCGACAGCTTGCGGGCGAGCAGCTCGCCCACGCCCCGCGCGGCCCCCGTGACGACCGCGACCTGCCCTTCGAGTCCGACCCTGCTCATGCGCCCTCCTTGACCTGGACATACGTGGTGACGAGTTCCCGGATCCGCGCACTGACCAGCTCGGGCGCCTCGACGGGCGTCATGTGGCCGAGACCGGGCAGTTCGGTGACGCCGAGGCAGTTCGGCAGCGCGGCGGCCAACTGGCGTGCGTGGACGGGCGGGGTGAGCCGGTCGGCCGTACCGACGACGACGGCCGTGGGCACGGAGAGCTGCCGCACCCCGTGGTCCAGGTCGAGCAGATCGAGGACCTGCGACCAGGCGTAGCGCACCTTGCGCGGACACGCGTGCACGATCCGCGCGCACGCCTCCACCATGTGCGGGGCCGAACCGGGGCCCATCGTCCCGTACTTGAGGATCCTCAGGGCGAGCGGTGTGACCGGCCCGAGCGGCGCCCGCGCCCCGAGCACGTGCCGGGTCAGCCAGGTGCGCAGCCGCCCGGCCCGGATCGGCACGACGGTCGACTCGGCGACCAGCCGCGACGACCCGGTGCTGCACAGCAGGACCGCCGCGGCGTGCTCCCGGAACCGCGGCCGCCCGGCCGCCGCCATCACCGTCATCCCGCCCATGGAGTGCCCGGCGACCACCGCCTTCTCACCGGGGGCGAGAGCCGCCTCCAGTACGGCTTCGAGGTCGTCGGCGAGCCCGTCCGCACTGCACGCCGGGCTCGCCGGACTGCGTCCATGGCCGCGCTGGTCGTACGCGATGACCCGGTGGTCCACGGCGAGTTCACGGATCTGTGCGGCCCAGAAGGCGGTCGAGCAGGTCCAGCCGTGGGCGAGCACGACGGGGGGCGCGCCCTCGGGACCGTGCACCTCCACGTGCAGGCGGGCGCCGTCG
This genomic window contains:
- a CDS encoding S41 family peptidase: MSYLRLPHLSGDLLCFVAEDDLWLAPLDGPGRAWRLTVDRTKIGHPRFCPEGRRIAYTSWRSLVPEIHLCEVDGGPGRRLTHWGSTDTQVTGWTPAGEILAVASHGEPFSYFTWAYKVPTDGSPGHKLPWGPVSDIQVADRRTLLLTGTPPHEPAAWKRYRGGATGRLWLHGERLLPDLGGHLHSPMFVGDRIAFLSDHEGVGNLYSCAPDGSDLRRHTDHDAFYARHASSDGTRVVYQCGGDLWIVDDLTSEPRRLDVRLSGPRAGRRPYQVPAAQHVDGISVDETGRASAVVVRGSLYWLTHRDGPARTITDTPGVRVRLPEMLGSAGRVAYVTDAEGEDAVEIAYLPRATGDREPLRLASGELGRVLELVSDPKGERLAIASHDGRLLLLTVPDSAADTAGTEETDGEVTELIRSVNGPVRDLSFSPDGTWLTWSHPGIGRSLRQIKMARIKDRLIVDVTNGRFEDENPVFTRDGRYLAFLSWRGFDPVYDVHTGDLSFPLGCRPYLVPLSSATPSPFALNPEGRPAAGGLDPVEDTGGDGGDSGAVTVELEGLESRVTPFPVPASKYSALHPVAGGGLVWLRWPISGALGETFVNPDDTSERPTLEHFAIGKAKKTELVEHLDWFAVSGDGSRLVVVDEGDLRAAPATESGDSDSTVWIDLRRILHEVDPPAEWRQSYEEAGRLIRSYFWDPGMCGIDWDAVLDQYRPLLERIASPDEFADLLREVLGELGTSHAYVTPARRNEGPPHYQRRQGLLGANFVLRDGGWTVRRILPGDSSDSKARSPLAGTGIREGAVLTHVDGRPVDPVAGPYPLLAAAGGTTVELTFVPAEGEGTARRVAVVPLLDERPLRYQDWVAKRRAVVRELSGGRCGYLHIPDMGGSGWAQFNRDLRMEVSRPALIVDVRGNAGGHISELVVEKLTRTILGWDLTRNAQPVSYASNAPRGPVVALADEATSSDGDMITAAFKLLKLGPVVGQRTWGGVVGMTGRHQLGDGTVITVPMNAAWFDAYGWSIENQGVTPDLEILRTPLDWAEGRHAQLDDAVTLALSLLETNPPATPPDYRDVPNRSRPKLPPR
- a CDS encoding SDR family oxidoreductase codes for the protein MSRVGLEGQVAVVTGAARGVGELLARKLSARGAKVALVGLEPDALKQLSDRLHGDSDHWYADVTDHAAMARVAQEVKERFGKVDIVVANAGVATGGPFVDSDPESWRRVIEVNLVGSAVTARAFLPVLMESRGYLLQIASLAAITPAPMMTAYCASKSGVEAFAHSLRAEVGHRGVRVGVGYLSWTDTDMVRGADQDDVMRELRQRLPWPANKTYPLGPAVERIVAGIERRSSHVYGQGWLRGMQGMRGYLPGLIGTVGQREMRRFGQRLEGLRIGLVGAGGAADEEARATHRS
- a CDS encoding alpha/beta hydrolase — encoded protein: MSRPAHVLSGPYAPPVPARELTAFSADGARLHVEVHGPEGAPPVVLAHGWTCSTAFWAAQIRELAVDHRVIAYDQRGHGRSPASPACSADGLADDLEAVLEAALAPGEKAVVAGHSMGGMTVMAAAGRPRFREHAAAVLLCSTGSSRLVAESTVVPIRAGRLRTWLTRHVLGARAPLGPVTPLALRILKYGTMGPGSAPHMVEACARIVHACPRKVRYAWSQVLDLLDLDHGVRQLSVPTAVVVGTADRLTPPVHARQLAAALPNCLGVTELPGLGHMTPVEAPELVSARIRELVTTYVQVKEGA